The genomic segment GGAGCGCTACGGGATCCCCATCCCCGACCGGCCCTGATGTGAGCCGCGTCGCCCTCGCGGGGTTCGCGCTGGCGTTGTCGTTCGGTGCTTCCTGCGATTCGCCTCCAGCCGCCCTGCCGCCGCTGGACGTGGCGTGGGCGCCGGCCGCGCCGGTGCAGGGCCACCTCTTCGTCATCGGCGTGGCGGCGCCATCCGGCTCCGGCGTGATCTCCGCCGCTGGCGAGGCGGGTGGCGAAGCGCTGCACTTCCGGCGCGTCGGCCGGGTGCTCGAGAGTCTGGCGGCGGTCCCGATTTCGACGGTGGACACGCTCGACGCCTGGGTACGCGCGGACTACGTGGACGGCCGCTCACGGACCGACTCGCTCCGCATTCCCGTGCGGGCGGGCGAATACGCGCACGAACGGCTCACCGTGGCGCCGCGCTTCGGGTCGCCGCTCAACGAAGAAGACCAGGCGCGGCTGCGGAGCGACCGGGAGGAGGCGGCCCGGGCCGCCCGCGAGGCGCACGCCGCGCCGCGCATGTGGAGCGCGGTGCGTCTGCCGCGCGAATCGCGCGTGACGAGCGGGTTCGGCACCGGCCGCGAGTTCAACGGACAGATCACGAGCCGCCACATGGGACTCGACCTGGCGGGGGCCCGCGGCGCGACCGTGACGGCGGCGGCGGACGGCGTCGTGGCCGTCGTCGACGGCTTCCTGCTCGGGGGGAACGTCGTCTATCTCAACCACGGGGGAGGCCTGCAGACCGGCTACTTCCACCTCAGCGAGTCCCTCGTGTCCGTGGGCGACACGATCGCGGCCGGGACGCCGATCGGACGGGTCGGGGCCACCGGCCGGGTCACCGGTCCCCACCTGCACTGGGTCGTGCGCTACGGCGCCACCAGCGTCGACCCGCTCAGCCTGCTCGCGCTTCCCGGGATCAGATCCATCCCGGAATGATCGCCTTCCGCTCCGGCGGATATTCCTCGAACCGTTCCCGGTACCAGCGGTGGTGGCTGAGCGCCCGCGGCACGAGGTTCGCCGCCGTGAACAGGAAGAAGGCGAGTCCGGCCAGCGACCACGTCGCCAGCGCCCAGCCGGCCCACTCCATCATCTCGCCCAGGTAGTTGGGACAGGAGACGTGGCGGAACCCCCCGCCGCGCGGGATCGAGTAGCCGGTCTCTCCGGGCCTCCGCAGCTTCAGCAACGTGTTGTCGGAGTGAAGG from the Candidatus Palauibacter scopulicola genome contains:
- a CDS encoding M23 family metallopeptidase — encoded protein: MSRVALAGFALALSFGASCDSPPAALPPLDVAWAPAAPVQGHLFVIGVAAPSGSGVISAAGEAGGEALHFRRVGRVLESLAAVPISTVDTLDAWVRADYVDGRSRTDSLRIPVRAGEYAHERLTVAPRFGSPLNEEDQARLRSDREEAARAAREAHAAPRMWSAVRLPRESRVTSGFGTGREFNGQITSRHMGLDLAGARGATVTAAADGVVAVVDGFLLGGNVVYLNHGGGLQTGYFHLSESLVSVGDTIAAGTPIGRVGATGRVTGPHLHWVVRYGATSVDPLSLLALPGIRSIPE